The following proteins are encoded in a genomic region of Rhodoferax aquaticus:
- a CDS encoding MucB/RseB C-terminal domain-containing protein yields the protein MILLAFSLFISVNTQAEPTVGTNTPIKTWLQKGYQASRQLAYTGTYVVRAGGQMASAKIWHVCDGEQQMERVESLTGAPRSTIRRDDQVITFYPTIKLAVLEKRDSLGLFPGLLKSKDTDIDSFYELKSYPNERVAGLQADVVGLTPKDALRFGYRVWSEKRTGLIVQLQTVTTEGQVIEQSAFSELSLNAPVSMHNLGQLMRATEGYRVERPELHKANPDEEGWALKQTVAGFKPTGCFQWPNAASQASYSRHDGSMQWTFSDGLATVSLFVEAFDVRRHVRQGPTDLGGATHIYARRVNEWWITAVGEVPASTVKAFALALERKQ from the coding sequence GTGATTTTGCTTGCATTTTCCCTTTTCATAAGCGTTAACACACAGGCCGAGCCCACAGTCGGAACCAATACACCTATCAAAACATGGTTGCAAAAAGGGTACCAAGCGTCTCGCCAATTGGCTTACACCGGCACCTACGTTGTACGGGCGGGCGGTCAGATGGCGAGTGCAAAGATATGGCACGTTTGTGACGGCGAGCAGCAAATGGAGCGCGTTGAGTCACTAACTGGTGCTCCACGCTCCACCATTCGGCGTGATGACCAGGTCATCACTTTCTATCCGACGATCAAACTTGCCGTGCTGGAGAAGCGTGATTCCCTTGGCTTGTTTCCCGGTTTGCTGAAATCAAAGGACACCGACATTGATAGCTTCTATGAGCTGAAGTCTTATCCCAATGAGAGGGTTGCTGGACTTCAGGCTGACGTGGTTGGTCTTACGCCGAAAGACGCGCTGCGTTTTGGCTATCGTGTCTGGAGTGAAAAAAGAACAGGGCTCATTGTTCAGTTGCAAACGGTAACCACAGAGGGACAAGTCATCGAGCAAAGTGCATTTTCTGAGCTTAGCCTGAATGCACCAGTGAGCATGCACAACTTGGGCCAGTTGATGCGGGCTACCGAGGGCTATCGGGTCGAGCGCCCAGAGCTACACAAGGCGAACCCGGACGAAGAGGGTTGGGCGTTGAAGCAAACTGTCGCAGGTTTCAAGCCCACGGGCTGTTTTCAGTGGCCCAATGCGGCGTCTCAGGCGAGCTATTCGCGCCACGATGGTTCCATGCAATGGACATTCTCTGATGGACTCGCGACCGTCTCACTTTTTGTTGAGGCATTTGATGTGCGAAGGCATGTTCGACAAGGTCCAACCGATCTTGGGGGGGCGACTCACATTTACGCGCGCCGTGTGAACGAATGGTGGATAACGGCGGTCGGAGAAGTGCCCGCCAGCACGGTCAAGGCGTTTGCCTTGGCGCTCGAACGTAAGCAATAG
- a CDS encoding RseA family anti-sigma factor yields MTDMTSSASHSDEYLSTLFDGQVEGLSGLGAAEELGSSPDLETTWISYQVLGQVMRGEPEDPIAAQSFLANFERRLAREAVVPIAAPLDTALREVSVRADAPPAVAVSNFKSRWKPMVAIIASVLSGALGLGLLQQTALVQVAEVSQPKAVIIEATNAPVEFVVDSTGPAVMIRDPALDALLAAHQLQGGHSALQMPSGFLRNATFERPAK; encoded by the coding sequence ATGACTGATATGACATCTTCTGCATCACATTCAGACGAGTATTTGTCGACCCTGTTTGACGGCCAAGTAGAAGGTCTGAGTGGATTGGGGGCAGCTGAAGAACTGGGAAGCTCTCCAGACTTGGAAACAACGTGGATAAGCTACCAAGTACTAGGGCAAGTCATGCGTGGCGAACCCGAAGATCCCATCGCTGCACAGTCATTCTTGGCAAACTTTGAGCGACGACTGGCTCGAGAAGCCGTAGTTCCAATCGCTGCGCCCCTTGATACCGCTTTGAGGGAGGTTTCTGTTCGGGCGGATGCTCCGCCTGCCGTCGCTGTCAGTAATTTCAAGAGTAGATGGAAGCCAATGGTTGCAATCATTGCTTCGGTTCTATCTGGTGCGCTAGGTTTAGGGTTGCTACAGCAGACGGCGTTGGTCCAGGTTGCTGAGGTTTCGCAACCTAAGGCAGTCATCATCGAAGCAACTAATGCGCCTGTAGAGTTTGTTGTGGACTCGACTGGACCAGCAGTAATGATCAGAGATCCTGCGCTAGACGCGTTGCTTGCTGCGCATCAGTTGCAAGGCGGTCACTCGGCTTTGCAAATGCCTTCAGGATTTTTGCGCAATGCCACATTTGAAAGACCTGCCAAGTGA
- the rpoE gene encoding RNA polymerase sigma factor RpoE, translated as MSNSPAPNDDTDWTLVQRTLAGDQRAYGLLVLKYQRRIQRLIGRMVRDVDLVEDIAQETFIRAYRALHQFRGDAQFYTWLYRIAINTAKKSLLDLKRNPTVTDNFGDSDDEDETSWRKPELTSDETPESALAAKEIATVVNAALEALPADLKQAITLREIDGLSYEEIAELMECPIGTVRSRIFRAREAVSQKIKPLLEKRTGKRW; from the coding sequence TTGAGCAATAGTCCCGCGCCCAACGACGACACTGATTGGACTTTGGTTCAACGGACTTTGGCTGGGGACCAGCGCGCATACGGACTATTGGTGCTCAAGTACCAACGGCGCATCCAACGTCTCATTGGTCGCATGGTGCGCGATGTTGATCTAGTAGAAGACATCGCCCAAGAAACCTTCATAAGAGCCTATCGCGCATTGCACCAGTTCCGTGGCGACGCGCAGTTCTACACTTGGCTCTATAGGATTGCGATCAATACCGCTAAAAAATCCTTGCTTGACCTAAAGCGCAATCCCACGGTCACCGATAATTTTGGCGATTCTGACGATGAGGATGAAACTTCTTGGAGAAAGCCTGAACTAACCAGTGACGAAACACCTGAGTCTGCACTGGCAGCCAAGGAAATTGCGACGGTTGTCAATGCTGCCTTAGAGGCTTTGCCAGCGGATCTTAAACAAGCAATCACACTGCGTGAAATCGATGGTTTGAGCTATGAGGAAATTGCTGAGCTTATGGAGTGCCCCATTGGGACCGTTCGCTCGCGCATCTTTCGAGCGCGCGAGGCTGTTTCCCAAAAAATCAAACCTCTGCTTGAAAAACGCACAGGCAAACGCTGGTAG
- the fabF gene encoding beta-ketoacyl-ACP synthase II, which produces MSRRRVVVTGLGCVSPVGNTVEEAWANLLAGKSGIDLISKFDASAFSCKIAGEVRNFNLDAYIPPKESRSMDAFIHYGIAAAAQAIQDSGLLTGDALSEDEATRIGCVIGSGIGGLPMIESMHSEYVNRGPRRISPFFVPGTIINMTAGHVSMRYGFKGPNIAIVTACTTGLHCIGEAGRMIEYGDADVMIAGGSESTVSPLGIGGFAAMRALSTRNDDPTTASRPWDRDRDGFVLGEGGGILVLEEYEHAKARGAKIYAELAGFGMSADAGHMTAPNMDGPRRAMLSALRNAQVNVDKVDYLNAHGTSTPLGDVNETKAIKAALGDHVKKVVVNSTKSMTGHLLGGAGGIESVFTVLAVHHQKSPPTINIFNQDPECDLDYCANVARDMKIDVAVKNNFGFGGTNGTLVFKRI; this is translated from the coding sequence ATGTCTCGTCGTCGCGTTGTGGTTACTGGTCTGGGTTGTGTAAGCCCAGTTGGAAATACAGTTGAAGAGGCTTGGGCCAATCTATTGGCAGGCAAGTCGGGAATTGATTTGATATCGAAGTTTGACGCATCTGCGTTTTCCTGCAAGATCGCAGGCGAGGTGCGCAACTTCAACCTAGACGCCTATATTCCTCCCAAAGAATCGCGCTCAATGGATGCCTTCATCCATTACGGCATTGCTGCTGCTGCACAGGCGATTCAAGACTCTGGCTTGCTGACCGGGGATGCGCTCAGTGAAGATGAGGCTACCCGTATCGGATGCGTCATTGGTTCTGGAATTGGTGGCTTGCCGATGATAGAGAGCATGCATAGTGAGTATGTGAATCGTGGGCCACGTCGGATTTCTCCCTTTTTTGTACCCGGCACGATCATCAATATGACCGCTGGGCATGTTTCGATGCGCTATGGCTTCAAAGGGCCCAATATTGCAATCGTCACAGCCTGCACCACGGGTCTTCATTGCATCGGTGAAGCCGGACGAATGATTGAGTACGGAGATGCAGATGTCATGATTGCGGGAGGCTCTGAAAGTACAGTTTCCCCGCTTGGCATTGGTGGTTTTGCTGCAATGCGTGCTTTGAGTACCCGAAACGACGACCCAACGACGGCGTCACGCCCTTGGGACCGCGATCGCGATGGCTTTGTGTTGGGGGAGGGCGGGGGGATTTTGGTGTTGGAAGAGTACGAGCATGCCAAAGCCCGTGGTGCCAAGATTTATGCAGAACTTGCTGGTTTTGGCATGAGCGCCGATGCCGGTCACATGACAGCTCCCAACATGGATGGCCCACGCCGCGCGATGTTGAGTGCGCTGCGCAATGCCCAGGTCAATGTTGATAAGGTTGATTACTTGAACGCCCATGGGACATCGACGCCTTTGGGCGATGTGAATGAAACCAAAGCGATCAAGGCCGCCTTAGGCGATCATGTAAAGAAGGTTGTGGTGAATTCCACAAAGTCCATGACTGGTCATTTGCTGGGCGGGGCTGGTGGTATTGAGTCAGTGTTTACTGTGCTCGCCGTTCATCATCAGAAAAGCCCACCAACCATCAACATTTTTAATCAAGACCCGGAGTGCGACCTTGACTACTGCGCCAATGTTGCGCGCGACATGAAGATCGATGTGGCTGTCAAGAACAACTTCGGCTTCGGCGGCACCAACGGTACTTTGGTGTTCAAGCGCATTTGA
- the acpP gene encoding acyl carrier protein, whose amino-acid sequence MSDIEVRVKKIIAEQLGVEESQVTNEKAFVADLGADSLDTVELVMALEDEFGIEIPDEDAEKINTVQNAIDYANTHKKA is encoded by the coding sequence ATGAGCGATATCGAAGTCCGCGTCAAAAAAATCATTGCCGAGCAACTCGGTGTTGAAGAGTCTCAAGTCACCAATGAGAAAGCCTTCGTGGCTGATCTGGGTGCTGACTCTTTGGATACCGTTGAACTTGTGATGGCCTTGGAAGATGAGTTCGGAATTGAAATTCCAGACGAAGACGCTGAAAAGATCAACACGGTTCAGAACGCGATTGATTACGCGAATACCCACAAGAAGGCCTAA
- the fabG gene encoding 3-oxoacyl-ACP reductase FabG, with translation MSEVKTEGQIALVTGASRGIGAAIALELAKNGFKVIGTATTDNGAKSIREALAAFAGCDGRTLNVTDGAASDAFVDAVVKELGGVHVLVNNAGITRDTLAMRMKDDDWDAVLDTNLKGVFRMSRAVMRSMMKQRYGRIVSITSVVGASGNPGQANYAAAKAGVAGMTRALARELGSRGITVNCVAPGFIETDMTAGLQEDQQKALLSQIPLGRLGKPADIAHAVAYLASPAANYITGQELHVNGGMYM, from the coding sequence ATGAGTGAAGTCAAAACCGAAGGTCAGATTGCCTTGGTCACTGGTGCATCCCGTGGCATCGGTGCTGCTATTGCACTAGAACTGGCGAAGAACGGCTTTAAGGTCATCGGTACTGCGACGACGGACAACGGAGCTAAGAGCATCCGTGAAGCATTGGCTGCTTTTGCAGGATGTGACGGTCGCACTTTGAATGTGACAGATGGTGCTGCTTCGGATGCGTTTGTGGATGCCGTAGTCAAAGAGCTTGGAGGGGTGCATGTGCTAGTTAACAACGCAGGCATCACGCGGGATACTTTGGCAATGCGCATGAAGGATGATGACTGGGATGCTGTTCTAGACACCAACCTAAAAGGTGTCTTTCGCATGAGTCGTGCCGTGATGCGCTCCATGATGAAACAACGCTACGGACGTATCGTGAGCATCACCTCGGTTGTTGGTGCATCCGGCAACCCCGGACAAGCAAATTATGCGGCTGCCAAAGCAGGGGTTGCAGGTATGACCCGCGCACTGGCGCGGGAGCTGGGCTCTCGTGGCATTACTGTTAACTGCGTTGCGCCGGGGTTTATTGAGACTGATATGACGGCTGGTTTGCAGGAAGATCAGCAAAAAGCACTTTTGAGCCAAATTCCTTTAGGTCGATTGGGCAAGCCGGCTGATATTGCCCATGCGGTGGCTTATCTTGCGTCTCCTGCGGCCAACTACATTACAGGCCAAGAGCTACATGTCAACGGTGGCATGTACATGTAG
- the fabD gene encoding ACP S-malonyltransferase → MKTFAFVFPGQGSQSVGMLNAWGDHQAVKLVLEEASDALQENLTQLIQDGPKEDLALTTNTQPVMLVAGVAAYRVWMAEVGVMPAVLAGHSLGEYSALVAAGALSLAQAAPLVRLRAQAMQDAVPVGTGAMAAVLGMDAMRVAAGCAEVTAAFGGESGEVVEAVNFNDPSQTVIAGTKAAVDKACEVLKAAGAKRALLLPVSAPFHSSLMQPAAITLRARLEAMEMAMPQVALINNIDVAVAVSVAEIKDALYRQAFGPVRWVETVQAIKALGVSTLVECGPGKVLAGLAKRIDPELSGYSLADPAGLQEVKGNLE, encoded by the coding sequence ATGAAGACTTTTGCATTTGTTTTTCCTGGTCAAGGTTCGCAATCAGTTGGGATGCTGAATGCTTGGGGTGACCACCAAGCGGTGAAGCTAGTTCTCGAAGAAGCATCAGACGCTCTGCAAGAAAATTTGACACAACTGATACAAGATGGGCCCAAAGAAGACCTTGCCCTGACGACCAATACCCAGCCGGTGATGCTAGTCGCTGGAGTGGCTGCTTATCGGGTATGGATGGCTGAGGTCGGTGTCATGCCCGCTGTGTTGGCTGGGCATTCATTGGGGGAGTACTCCGCATTGGTGGCGGCTGGCGCCCTAAGCTTGGCCCAAGCTGCTCCTTTGGTTCGCTTGCGGGCACAGGCAATGCAAGATGCTGTTCCGGTGGGTACTGGCGCGATGGCCGCCGTGTTGGGCATGGATGCCATGAGAGTTGCGGCCGGTTGTGCGGAAGTTACGGCGGCTTTTGGGGGCGAGTCGGGTGAGGTAGTCGAGGCGGTTAACTTTAATGACCCTTCCCAGACAGTTATTGCCGGAACCAAAGCGGCGGTCGACAAAGCCTGCGAAGTACTGAAGGCGGCTGGGGCAAAGCGCGCTTTGCTTTTGCCTGTCTCAGCGCCATTTCACTCAAGCCTCATGCAACCCGCAGCCATCACGCTGCGTGCGCGTTTGGAGGCTATGGAGATGGCTATGCCGCAAGTCGCACTGATCAACAATATCGACGTTGCCGTGGCGGTAAGTGTTGCAGAGATTAAGGATGCGTTGTACCGACAGGCATTTGGTCCCGTGCGTTGGGTTGAGACCGTGCAAGCCATCAAGGCTTTGGGTGTTTCGACACTTGTGGAATGCGGTCCTGGTAAGGTGTTGGCCGGGCTGGCCAAACGGATTGACCCTGAGTTAAGCGGGTACTCTTTGGCTGATCCAGCGGGTTTGCAAGAAGTAAAAGGGAACTTGGAATGA
- a CDS encoding beta-ketoacyl-ACP synthase III — MTRFSKITGTGSFLPGQPITNAQLASDLAAQGVETSDEWIVERTGIKARHFVADGVFSSDLAVEAANRAMQAAGCGPQDIDLIIVATSTPDMVFPSTACILQQKIGANGCAAFDVQAVCSGFVYALSVADAMIRAGSASKALVVGAEVFSRLLDFKDRATCVLFGDGAGAVVLEASETPGILASDLHADGKHVGILCVPGHVAGGEVMGDPLLKMDGQAVFKLAVGVLEDAARATLSKAGKSEADIDWLIPHQANIRIMQSTARKLKLPMGKVIVTVDQHGNTSAASIPLALDWGVRNGKVKLGDLALLEGVGGGFTWGAVLLNM, encoded by the coding sequence ATGACACGTTTTTCGAAAATTACCGGCACGGGCAGTTTTTTGCCTGGGCAACCCATCACTAACGCGCAGTTGGCCTCTGATTTGGCTGCTCAAGGTGTAGAAACTTCCGACGAGTGGATTGTTGAGCGCACGGGCATAAAGGCCAGGCACTTCGTTGCTGACGGTGTGTTTAGCAGTGATTTGGCGGTAGAGGCCGCAAACCGTGCAATGCAAGCTGCTGGTTGTGGTCCACAAGACATAGATCTGATCATTGTGGCGACCTCTACACCGGACATGGTCTTCCCATCAACTGCATGCATATTGCAGCAAAAAATCGGAGCCAATGGGTGTGCTGCGTTTGATGTTCAGGCTGTGTGCAGCGGGTTTGTATATGCTTTGAGCGTGGCCGACGCGATGATTAGGGCTGGCAGTGCAAGCAAAGCTTTGGTTGTCGGTGCCGAAGTGTTTTCCCGTTTACTGGACTTTAAGGACCGCGCCACGTGCGTATTGTTCGGCGATGGGGCTGGGGCCGTGGTTCTAGAGGCATCCGAAACGCCAGGAATCTTGGCTAGTGATTTGCATGCAGATGGTAAGCATGTTGGCATATTGTGTGTGCCTGGCCATGTTGCTGGCGGCGAGGTGATGGGCGATCCATTGCTCAAAATGGATGGCCAGGCCGTGTTCAAACTGGCCGTTGGCGTGCTTGAGGATGCGGCGCGTGCAACCCTGTCAAAAGCAGGTAAGAGCGAGGCTGATATTGATTGGTTGATCCCGCATCAAGCCAACATTCGCATTATGCAAAGCACTGCAAGAAAACTGAAACTTCCAATGGGTAAAGTAATAGTCACCGTTGACCAACATGGCAATACCTCTGCCGCCTCTATTCCGTTGGCCTTGGACTGGGGAGTGCGTAACGGTAAAGTCAAGCTTGGAGATTTGGCGCTGCTCGAGGGCGTAGGTGGTGGATTTACCTGGGGTGCTGTGCTCTTAAATATGTAG
- the plsX gene encoding phosphate acyltransferase PlsX, translating to MITIAVDCMGGDHGPVVTLPACTQFLDQHPDAKLILVGLAEHLGEFAHPRASVVLATEVVTMDDPLEIALRRKKDSSMRVTVEQVKNGAAQAAVSAGNTGALMAISRYVLKTLDGIDRPAIAGQFPNAKGGATTVLDLGANVDCSAAHLLQFAVMGSALVSVLTNEEAPSVGLLNIGEEVIKGNEVIKKAGELLRVAAKSGDLNFFGNVEGNDIFKGTVDIVVCDGFVGNVALKTGEGLASMIGAFLKAEFSKNVFTKIAAIAAYSVLNALKNRVDHRRYNGAALLGLRGLVFKSHGSADAMAFGNALNRAYDAARNNLLGRVQVRIAQTAPVLAAVENLSST from the coding sequence ATGATCACCATTGCCGTTGACTGTATGGGGGGTGACCATGGTCCCGTGGTGACCTTGCCCGCTTGTACGCAGTTTTTAGACCAACACCCTGACGCCAAGCTCATTTTGGTGGGTTTGGCCGAACATCTGGGTGAGTTTGCGCACCCGCGTGCAAGTGTGGTGTTGGCTACGGAAGTCGTGACCATGGACGATCCGTTGGAGATTGCTTTGCGTCGCAAGAAAGATTCTTCGATGCGTGTGACCGTTGAGCAGGTCAAGAACGGGGCTGCTCAGGCTGCCGTTTCCGCAGGCAATACAGGCGCATTGATGGCTATTTCGAGGTATGTACTTAAAACCTTGGACGGGATTGATCGTCCAGCCATTGCAGGTCAGTTTCCAAACGCGAAGGGTGGGGCCACCACTGTATTGGATTTAGGTGCCAATGTGGATTGCTCGGCCGCGCATCTGCTGCAATTCGCCGTCATGGGTTCCGCTTTGGTCTCTGTCTTGACTAATGAGGAGGCACCTTCCGTGGGCTTGCTCAATATCGGCGAAGAGGTGATCAAGGGCAACGAAGTCATCAAAAAAGCCGGTGAATTACTACGTGTGGCAGCTAAGTCGGGTGATTTGAATTTCTTTGGAAACGTTGAAGGTAACGACATCTTCAAGGGCACCGTGGATATCGTGGTGTGCGATGGCTTTGTGGGCAATGTGGCCTTAAAGACGGGAGAGGGGCTTGCCTCTATGATTGGCGCCTTTTTGAAGGCGGAGTTTTCTAAGAATGTATTTACGAAAATTGCGGCTATCGCCGCCTATTCTGTATTAAATGCTCTTAAAAATCGCGTGGATCACCGTCGTTACAACGGTGCTGCGCTGCTAGGCTTACGGGGCTTGGTGTTCAAAAGCCATGGCTCTGCTGATGCGATGGCGTTTGGGAATGCTTTGAACCGCGCGTATGATGCAGCCCGAAACAACTTGCTAGGCCGAGTTCAAGTGCGCATTGCCCAAACGGCGCCCGTGTTGGCGGCTGTAGAAAATTTAAGCAGCACTTAG
- the rpmF gene encoding 50S ribosomal protein L32: MAVQQNKKSPSKRGMHRSHNALVVPGIAVESTTGETHLRHHISPTGFYRGRKVLKTKSEA, from the coding sequence ATGGCCGTCCAACAAAACAAAAAATCTCCTTCCAAGCGCGGAATGCACCGTTCGCACAATGCATTGGTTGTGCCTGGTATTGCGGTTGAGTCCACAACAGGTGAGACGCATTTGCGCCACCACATCAGCCCTACAGGCTTTTATCGTGGCCGTAAAGTTTTGAAGACAAAATCAGAAGCTTAA
- a CDS encoding YceD family protein: MKNDYLPQHLNVEVFARLAGTCSGTVRLGDFERLIQESVTGAASVLVEFTAQGEMRGDEAQGEHAWLHLEARTVLAMTCQRCLGPVDVGISAERSFRFVATEALAETEDEESEEDVLVASRDFDLLALVEDELLMALPPVPKHEVCPVPVKLEARDADFAEEDEPKPNPFAVLEQLKKKS, encoded by the coding sequence ATGAAAAATGACTATCTACCCCAGCACTTGAATGTTGAAGTCTTTGCCCGGTTGGCTGGGACTTGCTCTGGCACCGTCCGCTTAGGTGACTTTGAGCGTCTGATCCAAGAGTCCGTGACTGGCGCTGCCTCTGTACTGGTGGAGTTTACGGCGCAAGGTGAAATGCGCGGCGACGAAGCACAGGGCGAGCATGCGTGGTTGCATCTTGAAGCGCGCACGGTGCTCGCCATGACGTGCCAACGATGTCTTGGACCTGTGGATGTTGGCATTTCTGCAGAGCGCTCGTTCCGGTTTGTGGCCACCGAGGCCTTGGCGGAGACCGAAGATGAAGAATCTGAAGAGGATGTTTTGGTCGCTAGCCGAGACTTTGATCTGTTGGCTTTGGTTGAGGACGAGTTGCTCATGGCATTGCCGCCTGTTCCTAAGCACGAGGTGTGTCCGGTGCCCGTGAAACTTGAAGCGAGGGATGCCGATTTTGCGGAGGAAGACGAGCCCAAACCCAATCCTTTTGCGGTGCTGGAGCAACTCAAGAAAAAGAGCTAG